A segment of the Xenopus tropicalis strain Nigerian chromosome 6, UCB_Xtro_10.0, whole genome shotgun sequence genome:
CGAAACTGACCCTGTCCCCATTGAGATAGAAATTAACCCCCCGTTTCCCTGCGGGGAATTAGGAAACAATTAGTTCCCCGGAGCAGAAACGAATGGACTGAAGCGGCTGAATCCCCAGTCCCCACGCTGCTTCGTTAGCCATCGCTGCTTCGTTAGCAAAACCCCCGACAACTGGACACAAAACCCGACACAAAATAAAGGGCAAGTTGGCCAAATGAATTTTTTTACGGGGAGAGAATTTGATGCGTTTCTCCCCAAACAGAAATCTCTGGGACCCCGGTGTCTCTCACCCGCACAGACGCTCTAATGGCTCGTTAGCCCTCTCGCAGCTCCGTCTGTAAAACACTCGTTATATGTAACAATTCCACTGACACAGAGTCCCTGGGAACGTTCCtacacaatattattattattattataacctaCACCCGGGCGGGGGCCACACACCTAACGAACATTTCAGTGCCGATAACGAGACCCCGATCCGCTcaataaaacaattaataattacattttctcatATCTTTATACCccagtattgttattattaaaccaactcccccccccccccccgtaatccTGTGACCCAAACAATTAATTACAACCCTAAATATAAAGTGTAATTAAACCCCTAACGAACGCAGCGGCGCCGAGGGAAAAGCAAAGAGAGAGACTTTGTTAAAATGTACAAATCCCAATATattgtttcatgtttcatttcaaTCTCAAATTAAAACggatttaatagaaataaaagaaCTTTGTGCCCGACGGAGTCTCGTtgctaaagggcaagtaacacggAAACGCAGACTCCGACATTTCCTAGAAATTCCGTGGAACCCAAACGAGCTCCAAATTCTCCTTTTCCCTTTTTTGatggatttttttcatttctgagAAATCCGATTTCACTTTTGAAACTGAGAGAAATTGAGAGAATTAGAGAAAGTGCTAATTTCCAGCCTCCCGATTGGCTCCCTCGCCCCAGCGATCGTTAGCTCCCTCGCCCCATCGATTCTCCTATTATTTCTGGGGGTTTTTCCGGGACATAAAAGCGGCCGTTTTgcaaattgatttttattggctttttttgcagaaatatttGTACATCAGCATTAGAatttaaataacatttgtttCCCGCGGGTAAAGTCATAAATAAGTGGTGCATAGAGTAAAAGGCAGCCCAATAATTTCATTAATATATTACTATGTGACCCCCCCCTGATccattccggggggggggggccctgttaGAATGTACGATTCTTACCCAACAACGTAACAGCATAGATCTCTTTAAATCTCTATAAAACAAGGAGGGTGGATCCGGCTGATTCCTTTATATAGTGCATTAAGTTTTTCTGCTCATCAACATTAATTTAAATAGGATTTGCATGCGATTTACATACAAACTTCGTTAAGACTTCtcgttaattttttttttttttatgtctttaaATCACCAAGCAAAATAGAGGCTCAGAAATAAGAAATGAACTAAACGCTACAGTTCTATGTACAAGTGGACaccttaaataataataataataataattatatctgtTTCTCTGGCTcaggttctgtttaaataataataagagacaaggggggggggggggggggggggggcagaggagaAAGTAAAAGTGACAGTCGTCCCTTGGTGACATTGGAAGTCCTTGGATATCAGTGAGAAAGTCCTAATCTCCGGCCGCACAAAGTGGCAGCTCATATGCccagtccggggggggggggggggggtaattaagaCTCTGCAGTGTTCAAGTCACTTTACAAGATGCACAATCAACTTTTGTTATTTTACagcagaaaccaaaaaaaaaaaaaaattaaataaagaaaaaattggggagcaaaaaaaaacaaaaacaaaaaaaaggggggggggggggtaaatgccGACCATGCGTTGTAGTTAAGGTAGAAAAAGTACTTTGGATTTCCGTACATGACCCGCATGCAGGGTTCTCTCTAAAAACGTCTCAAAGTGAGTGCCGAGAGCGGCgccggactgggggggggggccacaaAACCTCACACCGGAGGGGGGGGCCCCCAGTCTCCATCCTTCTGGCATTATTTATACTCCCCCGTATtatgttctcatatagaaatgaggaatgaccgTGGTTATAACAAGGAAAATGGCgccccccactgacacctgggcccaccgggagttttcctgggatCCCGGGGGGGGGGTCCGACACCGGTGCCGTTGGTCGGGGGGTTTGACCCAGTCCCGGAGACACGCTCTTCTTGAATGTAAGGGTATCGGGGGGGTCTCGCTAGCGTCTCCTTGTATTGCTATGCTGTCTCTCGGGGGGGCTCCTTCCATTGCTCCCATGGAGATCTCGCCAATAATTAAGACtttattttccttattaatatatGGCTCAATAAGCAGTCCATCtaactgggggtacagggggggggcGCTGACCCACCCCCAAAAGCCTATGTACAAGTCTGTGTAAGGGCTGAAGGGCGTCTTTATTAAGAGCTTAAGAAAGTTCTGGAAattcttttaaattaaataaagaaaaagtcacattttgtttcccccccccagtcccaATAAGATGGTGAATGGGTTAAATgcaatgggggaggggggggtaacGGTTTGGGGGAGAATGCGGACGTTATGGTAACAATGGCGGAAGTTTTACCTCTATGTACAGGAGATTGCCAGTTCTGTTACTGGGGTTGGGCGGGTGGGGGGGAAAGAGGTCTGAGAGCAAAGCGCCAGATTTCACATGAAGAAGTCGGCATTGGCTTTGCCAGGATTGGCCTGGGGGGGCGACTCCCTGGTGGTAAAACTCCTGCTGGCCAGTTTCTCATACTTGTCTTTGTACAGATCCCGCTCCTTGGCCAGACGGGACACCTCTTGCTTCAGCTGCTCCACTTGGCTCTGGAGCTGACACTTCTCCGTCTCCAGGATGTGCCGCTGCTGGACCCGTTTGTACCGGCACGACTGGGCATAGCCCCTGTTCTTCAAGGTCCGTCTCTTCTGCTTCAGGCGTATTACCTCCTCTTTGCTGAAGCCCCTCAGCTGGCGGTTGAGCTCCCGCACAGACATGCTGACCAGCTGCTCGTCGGAGAAGCGATCTTCCAACCTGAGGTGATGGTTGTGatggtggtggtgatggtggaCCTGGTGGTGGTGCCCCGACGGCGCCATCTCATCCCCCGGGTACTGCTGCCCCCTGAAGCCGTCATAGCCctggtggtggtgatggtggtggtgggggtTCCCAATCAAAGCCTCCACGGCATCTTCCGGGGTGAGGTTGAGGGCTTCGGGGTTGATGTGGTGCTGGTAGTTAGACATCCAGTACAGATCCTCCAGTTGGGGCTTGTTGGCGGCGTTGGGGTTGCTGGGGTTGACGCCGGATTGCGCCCCAGGGCTGGGGGCACAGAAGCTGGGGGAGGAAGGCACGGAAGAGCAAGGGGTGCTGATAGGCGTGGAAGACAAGGAACCGGGGGGCAGGCGGTGGCAGAATCTCTCGGCTTCTGGGGGCTCCTTCTTCACCTCGAATTTCATCAAATCGAAGTCGTTGACATACTCGATGGCGAGCGGGCTGTTGGGCAACTCTGCGCTCATAGCCAGATCAGAGGCCATCTCCGTCCATATAAGAGCTGTCACTgtcactggtgcaatttagtagCTCCACGCCCCCCTCTGCACTCGGCAACAGCAGCAACCAGATTCTGCCCCACTCGCTCCTCTGGGCtcaggggccgggggggggggactgggggcTCCAATGAAGTCCTGCCGGGAGTAGTCTGAGCAGGGACCGGCGCAGCGGCAGAGATGGGACACAAGCTCAGTCTGTATTGGTGGAGCAAGAAGGGGAGGGATGGTCCCAGCTGAGTCCGGCACAAGTCTGGCCAAGAGGGGCTGCAGCAGCTGCGGTTCCACCGGCTTCTCTTTGCAAAGTCAAGATCAAGTaggcaagaggttctgcagcagctgagtCCTGCAGGGGGGCCAAAGCAcaggggggctgcaggggggccggcTCAGGAGGTGCTGCAGCAGCTGATCCCCGCAGGAGTAGTGAGTGCAGGGAGAGGGTCGGGCAGGGCTGGGCGCATCACTTCCCCGCACCTAGAGGCTCCGGGCTGCGACTCTCCAGCCGCTACTGACGGGCTCAATGGAGCTCTCTGCCCTTTAACGAGGCAACGTGCCTGGCCACGCCCAGCTAGGTGTGGGGACCCCGGGCCGGGCCAATCACAAGCCCCGATTGCGGGCTCCTATTTACATATCGCAAGAGAGGGGCTGCCAATCTCCCGCAGGAGCAGCTGGAAGGAAGGAGAACGGCGCGGCGCCCTCTAGCGGCCCAGTGTGGGTACTGCAGCCTGACAGGTGAGCGGCGCAATGTTACAGGTGTCATACGGGGTAGCGATTGGCTGTCACCCCGATATATATAGCCCCGCCCCTTTATATACCCTCCGCCCCAATATATACCCCCACCCCAATATATATACCCCCACcccaatatatatacacacaccccctgccccaatatatatatacaccccccgccccaatatatatatacacaccccccgccccaatatatatatacacaccccccgccccaatatatatatatatacccccgccccaatatatatatatatacaccccaccccaatatatatatatacaccccccgccccaatatatatatatataccccccgccccaatatatatatatatatacaccccaccccaatatatatatatacaccccccgccccaatatatatatatatatacacccccggccccaatatatatatatataccccccctgccccaatatatatatacaccccctgccccaatatatatatatatatataccccccgccccaatatatatatatatacccccccggccccaatatatatatatacacccccgccccaatatatatatacaccccccaccccaatatatatatacaccccccgccccaatatatatatatatacacccccgccccaatatatatatatatacccccccggccccaatatatatatatacacccccgccccaatatatatatacaccccccaccccaatatatatatacaccccccgccccaatatatatatatataccccctgccccaatatatatatatatacacccccaccccaatatatatatatatatatacaccccccgccccaatatatatatatatatatacccccctgccccaatatatatatatatatataccccccctgtcccaatatatatatatataccccccctgccccaatatctatatatatacaccccccgccccaatatatatatatatatatatatatacccccccgccccaatatatatatatatatatatatatacaccccctgccccaatatatatatatatataccccccctgccccaatatatatatacacaccctgccccaatatatatatatatatatatatatatatatatatatatatatatatatatatatatatatatatatatatatatatatatatatatatatatatatatatataccccccctgccccaatatatatatatacacccccgccccaatatatatatatatatatatatatacccccccgccccaatatatatatatatacaccccccgccccaatatatatatatatatatatacacccccgccccaatatatatatacaccccgcgccccaatatatatatatacccccccggccccaatatatatatacaccccgcgccccgatatatatatacaccccccgccccaatatatatataccccccctgccccaatatatatatacacccccgccccaatatatatataccccccttccccaatatatatatatatatatatatatataccccccctgccccaatatatatatacaccccccgccccaatatatatatacaccccctgccccaatatatatatatatatacaccccctgccccaatatatatatatatatatataccccccctgccccaatatatatatatatatatatatatatatatatatatatacaccccccgccccaatatataaattatatataccccccgccccaatatatatatatacaccccccgccccaatatatatatatatacccccggccccaatatatatatatacacccccgccccaatatatatatatacccccccctgccccaatatatatatatacacccccgccccaatatatatatatatacccccccggccccaatatatatatatatacaccccccccgcccaatatatatatatatacacccccgccccaatatatatatatatatacaccccccgCCCCAAGTAATGCTACAGGTGTGTAAATGACAATGTATAATTGAACCCACTTCTAATGTTACATGTGCCCGGGGTCACAAGGTATCCAacccaatgtacccccccccccgccttatatcctataaccccaatgtacccccccgccttatatccctataaccccaatgtacccccccgccttatatccctataaccccaatgtacccccccgccttatatccctataaccccaatgtacccccccgccttatatccctataaccccaatgtacccccccgccttatatccctataaccccaatgtacccccccgccttatatccctataaccccaatgtaccccccccgccttatatccctataaccccaatgtacccccccgccttatatcctataaccccaatgtacccccccgccttatatccctataaccccaatgtacccccccgccttatatccctataaccccaatgtacccccccgccttatatccctataaccccaatgtaccccccccgccttatatccctataaccccaatgtaccccccccgccttatatccctataaccccaatgtacccccccgccttatatccctataaccccaatgtacccccccgccttatatccctataaccccaatgtacccccccgccttatatccctataaccccaatgtacccccccgccttatatccctttaaccccaatgtacccccccgccttatatccctataaccccaatgtaccccccccGCCTTATATCTctataaccccaatgtacccccccgccttatatccctataaccccaatgtacccccccgccttatatccctttaaccccaatgtacccccccgcctTATATCCCTATAACCCCAATGAACCCCCCCCGCCTTATATCTctataaccccaatgtaccccccgccttatatccctataaccccaatgtacccccccgccttatatccctataaccccaatgtacccccccgccttatatccctataaaccccaatgtacccccccgccttatatccctataaccccaatgtacccccccgccttatatccctttaaccccaatgtaccccccccgccttatatccctataaccccaatgtacccccccgcctATATCTctataaccccaatgtacccccccgccttatatccctataaccccaatgtacccccccgccttatatccctttaaccccaatgtacccccccgcctTATATCCTATAACCCCAATGAACCCCCCCGCCTTATATCTctataaccccaatgtacccccccgccttatatccctataaccccaatgttaccccccgccttatatccctataaccccaatgtacccccccgccttatatccctataaccccaatgtacccccccgcctatatccctataaccccaatgtacccccccgccttatatccctataaccccaatgtacccccccgccttatatccctataaccccaatgtacccccccgccttatatccctataaccccaatgtacccccccgccttatatccctataaccccaatgtaccccccccgccttatatccctataaccccaatgtacccccccgccttatatccctataaccccaatgtaccccccccgccttatatccctataaccccaatgtaccccccccgccttatatccctataaccccaatgtacccccccgccttatatccctataaccccaatgtacccccccgccttatatccctataaccccaatgtaccccccgccttatatccctataaccccaatgtaccccccctgccttatatccctataaccccaatgtacccccccgccttatatccctataaccccaatgtacccccTCACATTACAGGGGCTTAGAAAAGTGGAAGGGAGAAGGGGCAGTAACACCATTGGTTCTGGCCCAACGATTATGAACCAATCACTAAGGGTCAAAATCACCTCGGCTGTAAATATGATAATGACCCAGTATATCCCCAACCCTGttatacagcttattgtgtgcccagaacattccttctctgtatatttgtatttatacatatgggtagggggtgccatagtgtttcccttagacagtacagtatgggggtacagcttattgtgtgcccagaacattccctctctgtatatttgtatttatacatatgggtagggggtgccatagtgtttcccttagacagtacagtatgggggtacagcttattgtgtgcccagaacattccttctctgtatatttgtatttatacatatgggtagggggtgccatagtgtttcccttagacagtacagtatgggggtacagcttattgtgtgcccagaacattccttctctgtatatttgtatttatacatatgggtagggggtgccatagtgtttcccttagacagtacagtatgggggtacagcttattgtgtgcccagaacattccttctctgtatatttgtatttatacatatgggtagggggtgccatagtgtttcccttagacagtacagtatgggggtacagcttattgtgtgcccagaacattccttctctgtatatttgtatttatacatatgggtagggggtgccatagtgtttcccttagacagtacagtatgggggtacagcttattgtgtgcccagaacattccttctctgtatatttgtatttatacatatgggtagggggtgccatagtgtttcccttagacagtacagtatgggggtacagcttattgtgtgcccagaacattccttctctgtatatttgtatttatacatatgggtagggggtgccatagtgtttcccttagacagtacagtatggggtacagcttattgtgtgcccagaacattccttctctgtatatttgtatttatacatatgggtaggaggtgccatagtgtttcccttagacagtacagtatgggggtacagcttattgtgtgcccagaacattccatctacTCCCTGCAACCCACTCAGGCTCCTCCTACTCTCTTCTCCCCATGTTCCCTCCATCTCACTCTTCTCTCTCACAGCCCCCCCATCTAATGCGTTTTTCCATCTCACCAGGTCTAGACTGGGTTCAAGACAAGCCCtgaattttaaagggaaagtaaagtcaTTTATAATGAGAGGAGACTGTTCCCTGTACACGTGGGTGGGGGGGGTATCAGCAGATAAAGGGGCCCCACAGCCCGGGGAGCCCCAGGGTTTCCGCAGAGAATCACTTACTGCAACGTTGCTTCATTCTCCCCAGGAATGTacctaaatgtaaaaaattatgtgTTTATTTGGGCTGAAATTGCTTAATTTGGTTTAGTCGTCTTTGCTGGGTTATTCAATACCCGGGACTTCTACCTCTTTGCCCTTCTCAGGTGGAACAAGTAGGGATGAATTGGTGCTGCCATACTGATAAATGGCAGAATATCTCCCTAGCAACAGTGCAATATTCTCATAACTCCGCCTTCTTACTGAGTCCCATGTATTTTAGgctctctctgtaatattaatGTCCCCAAGGCAAATTGTCACCAGTCCCAAAGCGATTTTGTTATTGATGAACCTGATTGGCCGGTCAGTTTCCAGCCCAAATAGCCCAATCCTGGGTGATTTCAGTGTTGTTCACCCCCATCCGTTGGCTATTGATATGTCCGTACATGCTGGgagcccccccccagtgccataTTGGGTAACAAAGAGTTAAGCAACACTTTTAGGGATTTTATCACCTTTAAATTTATATTGGAGTTATTTCTATCCCCTCTCATTATAAatggctttactttccctttaaattaagaaaacatttaaatcGGGGAGAATAGAAACAAGCAAACTTGGTTTTGGGGGTCACACACAGAAATGTAAGTGCCCCAATGAGTGTCATTaattgccccccccaccccccctgggGGACCCCGAGAGTCAGTAAATAGACAAATGGGCCTATTTATAGCGCTGGGCGTTACGGGGCTTGTGTGTCGCTGTTATGCAATTGGCCCCGGGGGGTAATGGAGCCGCAGGGGGTTAAAGCAAGAGGGACCTATTTTAGTTGTGTGTGAGGGTGGGGTCATGTGATTTGGGTGCTGTTAGGGTTGGGTTACCCATGAGTACTTCTCTCCCACATATACATACAAACCTGCAGCACCAAAGCCTCTATTATAGCCAATTccaatagtagggagagatggtgcctatagtagcagtggggggataatagcctctgggaagggactggggctgtgggatagcaggtatagtagggagagatggtgcctatagtagcagtggggggataatagcctctgggaagggactggggctgtgggatagcaggtatagtagggagagatggtgcctatagtagcaagtgggggataatagcctctgggaagggactggggctgtgggatagcaggtatagtaggagagatggtgcctatagtagcagtggggggataatagcctctgggaagggactggggctgtggcgatagcaggtatagtagggagagatggtgcctatagtagcagtgggggataatagcctctgggaagggactgggctgtgggatagcaggtatagtagggagagatggtgcctatagtagcagtgagggggataatagcctctgggaagggactggggctgtgggatagcaggtatagtagggagagatggtgcctatagtagcagtggggggataatagcctctgggaagggactggggctgtggggatagcaggtatagtagggagagatggtgcctatagtagcagtggggggataatagcctctgggaagggactggggctgtg
Coding sequences within it:
- the mafa gene encoding transcription factor MafA (The RefSeq protein has 1 substitution compared to this genomic sequence), yielding MASDLAMSAELPNSPLAIEYVNDFDLMKFEVKKEPPEAERFCHRLPPGSLSSTPISTPCSSVPSSPSFCAPSPGAQSGVNPSNPNAANKPQLEDLYWMSNYQHHINPEALNLTPEDAVEALIGNPHHHHHHHQGYDGFRGQQYPGDEMAPSGHHHQVHHHHHHHNHHLRLEDRFSDEQLVSMSVRELNRQLRGFSKEEVIRLKQKRRTLKNRGYAQSCRYKRVQQRHILETEKCQLQSQVEQLKQEVSRLAKERDLYKDKYEKLASRSFTTRESPPQGNPGKANADFFM